In one window of Kitasatospora sp. MMS16-BH015 DNA:
- a CDS encoding WhiB family transcriptional regulator, giving the protein MADFSRLPGPNADLWDWQLSAACRGVDSSLFFHPEGERGAARSSREASAKEVCMRCPVRTECAAHALAVREPYGVWGGLTEDEREELMGRSRNRLVEVPLTPPKVAQY; this is encoded by the coding sequence ATGGCAGATTTCTCCCGCCTCCCCGGCCCCAACGCAGATCTCTGGGACTGGCAGCTCTCCGCCGCCTGCCGCGGCGTGGACAGTTCGCTCTTCTTCCACCCGGAGGGCGAGCGCGGAGCGGCGCGCAGCTCGCGCGAGGCAAGTGCCAAGGAGGTCTGCATGCGGTGCCCGGTCCGGACGGAGTGCGCGGCGCACGCGCTGGCCGTCCGCGAGCCCTACGGCGTCTGGGGCGGCCTGACCGAGGACGAGCGCGAGGAGCTGATGGGCCGTTCGCGCAACCGCCTGGTGGAGGTGCCGCTGACGCCGCCGAAGGTCGCCCAGTACTGA
- a CDS encoding LysR family transcriptional regulator, translating into MIEARHLRVLRAVARTGSFSAAARELGCTQPAVSQQMKALEKSVDTPLVVRSGRDMQLSEAGKVLLKHATGILAGLSAAEEEVAAITGLRAGRVRLVSFPTASSTLVPPAVARLRGAHPGVRVSLVEAEPPESLAMLRGGECEVALAFRYPDAPGGTYRAPSHASPREVRAEAALEAAASQAATDWSDLVARPLLDDPLVGLLPAGHPLAGRGGPVQLTELAGEQWIAGCPQCRGHLVELCGAAGFEPRIDFATDDYPAVVGLVAAGLGVAVLPELALASVRTDGVVRVPVVTASGAPSVRQIVALTLPDLVEVPAVELMMANLHHQGRGEPREAEEA; encoded by the coding sequence ATGATCGAGGCCCGACACCTCCGCGTCCTCCGCGCCGTCGCCCGTACCGGGTCGTTCTCGGCCGCCGCCCGGGAGCTGGGCTGCACCCAGCCCGCGGTGAGCCAGCAGATGAAGGCGCTGGAGAAGTCCGTGGACACCCCGCTGGTGGTCCGCTCCGGCCGCGACATGCAGCTCAGCGAGGCCGGCAAGGTCCTCCTCAAGCACGCCACCGGCATCCTGGCCGGGCTCTCGGCCGCCGAGGAGGAGGTGGCCGCGATCACCGGCCTGCGGGCCGGCCGGGTGCGCCTGGTCTCCTTCCCCACCGCCAGCTCCACCCTGGTGCCGCCCGCTGTCGCCCGCCTGCGGGGCGCCCATCCGGGGGTCCGCGTGTCGCTGGTCGAGGCCGAACCGCCGGAGTCGCTGGCCATGCTGCGGGGCGGCGAGTGCGAGGTGGCCCTCGCCTTCCGCTACCCGGACGCCCCGGGCGGCACCTACCGCGCCCCCTCGCACGCCTCCCCCCGCGAGGTGCGGGCCGAGGCCGCCCTGGAGGCAGCCGCCTCGCAGGCCGCCACCGACTGGTCCGACCTGGTGGCCCGCCCGCTGCTGGACGACCCGCTGGTCGGCCTGCTCCCGGCCGGCCACCCGCTGGCCGGCCGGGGCGGCCCGGTGCAGCTCACCGAGCTGGCCGGGGAGCAGTGGATCGCCGGCTGCCCGCAGTGCCGGGGCCACCTGGTGGAGCTGTGCGGCGCGGCGGGCTTCGAGCCCCGGATCGACTTCGCCACCGACGACTACCCGGCGGTGGTCGGCCTGGTCGCCGCCGGCCTGGGAGTCGCCGTCCTGCCGGAGCTGGCCCTGGCCTCGGTCCGGACGGATGGCGTGGTGCGGGTGCCGGTCGTGACCGCCTCGGGCGCGCCGTCGGTCCGTCAGATCGTCGCGCTCACCCTTCCCGACCTGGTGGAAGTCCCGGCCGTGGAGCTGATGATGGCCAACCTGCACCACCAGGGGCGCGGGGAACCGCGCGAGGCGGAAGAGGCGTAG
- a CDS encoding GuaB3 family IMP dehydrogenase-related protein — protein sequence MTEIEIGRGKRGRRAYAFDDIAVVPSRRTRDPKEVSIAWQIDAYRFELPFLAAPMDSVVSPQQAIAIGELGGLGVLNLEGLWTRYEDPQPLLDEIAAITDEAAATRRLQEIYSAPIQADLIKQRIKEVRDSGVVTAAALSPQRTAEFSKAVVDAGVDVFVIRGTTVSAEHVSGAAEPLNLKQFIYELDVPVIVGGCATYTAALHLMRTGAAGVLVGFGGGAAHTTRNVLGIQVPMATAVADVAAARRDYMDESGGRYVHVIADGGVGYSGDLAKAIACGADAVMIGAALARATDAPGKGFHWGMEAVHEELPRGKRVDLGTVGTTEEILTGPSHTPDGTMNLFGALRRAMATTGYSELKEFQRVEVTVAH from the coding sequence GTGACTGAGATCGAGATCGGGCGAGGCAAGCGCGGCCGACGGGCGTACGCCTTCGACGACATCGCCGTCGTCCCCAGCCGCCGGACCCGCGACCCGAAGGAGGTCTCGATCGCCTGGCAGATCGACGCCTACCGCTTCGAGCTGCCGTTCCTGGCGGCCCCCATGGACAGCGTGGTCTCGCCCCAGCAGGCCATCGCCATCGGCGAGCTGGGCGGCCTGGGCGTGCTGAACCTCGAGGGCCTGTGGACCCGCTACGAGGACCCGCAGCCGCTCCTGGACGAGATCGCCGCCATCACCGACGAGGCCGCCGCCACCCGCCGCCTCCAGGAGATCTACTCCGCGCCGATCCAGGCCGACCTGATCAAGCAGCGGATCAAGGAGGTCCGGGACTCGGGCGTCGTGACCGCCGCCGCGCTCTCGCCGCAGCGCACCGCCGAGTTCTCCAAGGCCGTGGTCGACGCGGGCGTGGACGTCTTCGTGATCCGCGGCACCACCGTCTCGGCCGAGCACGTCTCCGGCGCCGCCGAGCCGCTCAACCTCAAGCAGTTCATCTACGAGCTCGATGTGCCGGTGATCGTCGGCGGCTGCGCCACCTACACCGCCGCGCTGCACCTGATGCGCACCGGCGCGGCCGGCGTGCTGGTCGGCTTCGGCGGCGGCGCCGCGCACACCACCCGCAACGTGCTCGGCATCCAGGTGCCGATGGCCACCGCCGTGGCCGACGTGGCGGCCGCCCGCCGCGACTACATGGACGAGTCCGGCGGCCGGTACGTGCACGTGATCGCGGACGGCGGGGTCGGCTACAGCGGCGACCTGGCCAAGGCGATCGCCTGCGGCGCCGACGCCGTGATGATCGGTGCCGCGCTGGCCCGCGCCACCGACGCCCCCGGCAAGGGCTTCCACTGGGGCATGGAGGCCGTGCACGAGGAGCTGCCGCGCGGCAAGCGGGTCGACCTCGGCACCGTCGGCACCACCGAGGAGATCCTGACCGGTCCCTCGCACACCCCCGACGGCACCATGAACCTGTTCGGCGCGCTGCGCCGGGCGATGGCCACCACCGGCTACTCCGAGCTCAAGGAGTTCCAGCGGGTCGAGGTCACCGTCGCGCACTGA
- the guaB gene encoding IMP dehydrogenase, giving the protein MSYNAAGVPEKFAMLGLTYDDVLLLPGASEVLPNMVDTSSRVSRNVRVNIPLLSAAMDKVTESRMAIAMARQGGVGVLHRNLSIEDQVNQVDLVKRSESGMVTDPITVGPETTLAEADALCAKFRISGVPIASPDGKLLGIVTNRDMAFESDRSRRVSEIMTPMPLITGKVGISGEDAIGLLRRHKIEKLPLVDDEGRIKGLITVKDFVKAEKYPNAAKDAEGRLLVGAAVGASAEAFDRAQALVGAGVDFLVVDTSHGHSHNALAWIAKIKAAVDVDVVGGNVATRDGAQALIDAGVDGVKVGVGPGSICTTRVVAGIGVPQVTAIYEAALACQAAGVPVIGDGGLQYSGDIGKALAAGADTVMLGSLLAGCEESPGELLFINGKQFKSYRGMGSLGAMQTRGQAKSFSKDRYFQAEVSSDEKLIAEGIEGQVPYRGPLAAVLYQLVGGLRQTMGYVGAANIAEMESKGRFVRITSAGLKESHPHDIQMTVEAPNYTSR; this is encoded by the coding sequence ATGTCTTACAACGCCGCAGGCGTACCCGAGAAGTTCGCGATGCTCGGGCTCACGTACGACGACGTCCTGCTGCTGCCCGGGGCCTCCGAGGTGCTGCCGAACATGGTCGACACCTCCTCGCGGGTCTCCCGCAACGTCCGGGTGAACATCCCGCTGCTCTCCGCCGCGATGGACAAGGTCACCGAGTCGCGGATGGCGATCGCGATGGCCCGTCAGGGCGGCGTCGGCGTGCTGCACCGCAACCTCTCGATCGAGGACCAGGTCAACCAGGTCGACCTGGTCAAGCGCTCCGAGTCCGGCATGGTGACCGACCCGATCACCGTCGGCCCGGAGACCACGCTGGCCGAGGCCGACGCGCTCTGTGCCAAGTTCCGGATCAGCGGCGTGCCGATCGCCTCGCCGGACGGCAAGCTGCTGGGCATCGTGACCAACCGCGACATGGCCTTCGAGTCGGACCGCAGCCGCAGGGTCAGCGAGATCATGACCCCGATGCCGCTGATCACCGGCAAGGTGGGCATCTCCGGCGAGGACGCGATCGGGCTGCTCCGCCGCCACAAGATCGAGAAGCTCCCGCTGGTGGACGACGAGGGCCGGATCAAGGGCCTGATCACCGTCAAGGACTTCGTCAAGGCCGAGAAGTACCCGAACGCCGCCAAGGACGCCGAGGGCCGGCTGCTGGTCGGTGCCGCCGTCGGCGCCTCCGCCGAGGCCTTCGACCGCGCCCAGGCGCTGGTGGGCGCCGGCGTGGACTTCCTGGTCGTCGACACCTCGCACGGCCACTCGCACAACGCGCTGGCCTGGATCGCCAAGATCAAGGCCGCCGTGGACGTGGACGTGGTCGGCGGCAACGTGGCCACCCGGGACGGCGCCCAGGCGCTGATCGACGCCGGCGTGGACGGCGTCAAGGTCGGTGTCGGCCCCGGCTCGATCTGCACCACCCGCGTGGTGGCCGGCATCGGCGTCCCGCAGGTCACCGCGATCTACGAGGCCGCGCTGGCCTGCCAGGCGGCCGGCGTGCCGGTCATCGGCGACGGCGGCCTGCAGTACTCCGGCGACATCGGCAAGGCGCTGGCCGCCGGCGCCGACACCGTGATGCTCGGCTCGCTGCTGGCCGGCTGCGAGGAGTCGCCCGGTGAGCTGCTGTTCATCAACGGCAAGCAGTTCAAGTCCTACCGCGGCATGGGCTCGCTGGGCGCCATGCAGACCCGCGGCCAGGCGAAGTCCTTCTCCAAGGACCGCTACTTCCAGGCCGAGGTCAGCTCCGACGAGAAGCTGATCGCCGAGGGCATCGAGGGCCAGGTGCCCTACCGCGGCCCGCTCGCCGCGGTGCTGTACCAGCTGGTCGGCGGCCTGCGCCAGACCATGGGCTACGTGGGCGCGGCCAACATCGCCGAGATGGAGAGCAAGGGCCGGTTCGTCCGGATCACCTCGGCGGGCCTCAAGGAGAGCCACCCGCACGACATCCAGATGACGGTCGAGGCGCCGAACTACACCAGCCGCTGA
- a CDS encoding response regulator transcription factor: protein MTSVLVCDDSPLAREALRRAVATVPGVDRVTTATNGEEVLRRWVADRSDLVLMDVRMPGLGGVETVRRLLSADPGARIIMLTVAEDLDGVALAVAAGARGYLHKDASRAELRATVTQALADPTWRLAPRRLRSPDMGAAPTLTAREIQVLEGMSHGRSNAEIGRELFLSEDTVKTHARRLFKKLGASDRAHAVALGFRWGLVR, encoded by the coding sequence ATGACATCCGTACTCGTCTGCGACGATTCCCCGCTCGCCCGGGAGGCGCTTCGCCGCGCGGTGGCGACAGTGCCCGGGGTCGACCGGGTGACCACGGCGACGAACGGTGAGGAGGTCCTCCGCCGTTGGGTGGCCGACCGCTCCGATCTCGTCCTGATGGATGTCCGGATGCCCGGCCTCGGCGGGGTGGAGACCGTCCGGCGGCTGCTGTCGGCCGACCCGGGGGCGCGCATCATCATGCTCACCGTCGCCGAGGACCTGGACGGCGTGGCGCTGGCCGTCGCCGCCGGGGCCCGGGGCTACCTGCACAAGGACGCCTCGCGCGCCGAGCTGCGGGCCACAGTGACGCAGGCGCTCGCCGACCCGACCTGGCGGCTCGCGCCGCGCCGGCTGCGCAGCCCGGACATGGGCGCCGCGCCGACGCTGACGGCGCGTGAGATCCAGGTGCTCGAAGGGATGAGCCACGGCCGCAGCAACGCGGAGATCGGCCGGGAGCTCTTCCTCTCCGAGGACACGGTGAAGACGCACGCCAGGCGCCTGTTCAAGAAGCTCGGCGCCTCGGACCGCGCGCACGCGGTGGCGCTCGGCTTCCGCTGGGGCCTGGTCCGCTGA
- a CDS encoding succinic semialdehyde dehydrogenase: MTDTTADRSTTPRNPAAPGSGRTVASAVPASLIARLAKGVTAGPEAELTHTTAPLTGDRLATLPLSTAEDVADAYARARSAQAKWARLPLRRRAAVLLRFHDLLLKRQDEVLDLIQAETGKARLHAFEEVLAAAMAARHYGRRAPGYLRDRRRAGAVPVLTHAVEARRPKGVIGQISPWNYPLELSVGDALPAFAAGNAVVNKPDTQTALTALWARELLIEAGLPADLWQIVIGDGPVVGPLVVDSADYVSFTGSTRTGREVAQKAAARLVGASLELGGKNALLVLADADLDKAAEGAVRACFSSAGQLCISIERIFVHRSVADAFLQRFAARTSALRLGGGLAYGAEMGSLVSERQLEVVTRHVAEAVKAGATVLAGGEARPELGPLFFEPTILDGVTPEMAVCAEETFGPVVSIYRFDTEAEAVAAANATSYGLNSSVWTKDLRRGRAVAAQLRTGTVNVNEAYAAAYGSVASPMGGMGDSGLGRRHGAEGILRYTEAQTVATQKLLPIGPSMGLTDEKFAAVFTSSLKLMKAIGFK, from the coding sequence ATGACGGACACCACGGCAGACCGCAGCACCACCCCGCGCAACCCGGCCGCGCCGGGTTCCGGCCGGACCGTCGCCTCGGCGGTCCCGGCGTCGCTGATCGCCCGCCTGGCCAAGGGGGTGACCGCCGGGCCGGAGGCCGAGCTCACCCACACCACCGCGCCGCTCACCGGTGACCGGCTGGCCACCCTGCCGCTCTCCACCGCCGAGGACGTGGCCGACGCCTACGCCCGGGCCCGCTCGGCCCAGGCGAAGTGGGCCCGGCTGCCGCTGCGCCGCCGGGCCGCCGTGCTGCTCCGCTTCCACGACCTGCTGCTCAAGCGGCAGGACGAGGTGCTCGACCTCATCCAGGCCGAGACCGGCAAGGCCCGCCTGCACGCCTTCGAGGAGGTGCTGGCCGCCGCGATGGCCGCCCGCCACTACGGGCGCCGGGCCCCCGGCTACCTGCGCGACCGCCGTCGGGCCGGCGCGGTGCCGGTGCTGACCCACGCGGTGGAGGCCCGCCGCCCCAAGGGCGTGATCGGCCAGATCTCGCCCTGGAACTACCCGCTGGAGCTCTCCGTCGGCGACGCGCTGCCCGCCTTCGCGGCCGGCAACGCCGTGGTCAACAAGCCCGACACCCAGACCGCGCTGACCGCGCTCTGGGCCCGCGAGCTGCTGATCGAGGCCGGGCTGCCCGCCGACCTCTGGCAGATCGTGATCGGTGACGGCCCGGTGGTCGGCCCGCTGGTGGTCGACAGCGCCGACTACGTCTCCTTCACCGGCTCCACCCGCACCGGCCGCGAGGTGGCCCAGAAGGCCGCCGCCCGCCTGGTCGGCGCCTCGCTGGAGCTCGGCGGCAAGAACGCGCTGCTGGTGCTCGCCGACGCCGACCTGGACAAGGCCGCCGAGGGCGCCGTGCGGGCCTGCTTCTCCTCGGCCGGCCAGCTCTGCATCTCGATCGAGCGGATCTTCGTGCACCGCTCGGTGGCCGACGCCTTCCTCCAGCGCTTCGCCGCCCGCACCAGCGCGCTGCGGCTCGGCGGTGGCCTGGCCTACGGCGCCGAGATGGGCTCGCTGGTCTCCGAGCGGCAGCTGGAGGTCGTCACCCGGCACGTGGCGGAGGCCGTCAAGGCCGGGGCCACCGTGCTGGCCGGCGGCGAGGCCCGCCCCGAGCTGGGCCCGCTCTTCTTCGAGCCGACCATCCTGGACGGGGTCACCCCCGAGATGGCCGTCTGCGCCGAGGAGACCTTCGGCCCGGTGGTCTCGATCTACCGCTTCGACACCGAGGCGGAGGCCGTGGCCGCCGCCAACGCCACCAGCTACGGCCTCAACTCCAGCGTCTGGACCAAGGACCTGCGCCGCGGCCGGGCCGTCGCCGCCCAGCTGCGCACCGGCACGGTCAACGTCAACGAGGCCTACGCGGCCGCGTACGGGTCGGTGGCCTCCCCGATGGGCGGCATGGGCGATTCGGGCCTGGGCCGCCGGCACGGCGCCGAGGGCATCCTGCGCTACACCGAGGCGCAGACCGTGGCCACCCAGAAGCTGCTGCCGATCGGGCCCTC
- the shbA gene encoding RNA polymerase sigma factor ShbA: protein MRDDETPSDESATGDSAADSPHPEPPVEPHPEPDGRRPVLGGGGSPVLGELVAAAVRGEGPAIDALLAHVHPLALRYCRGRLVRLPGNARHHVDDVAQEVCVAVLCALPRYKDEGRPFEAFVYGIAAHKIADLQRAAMRGPGSTVIPPDDLPELPDEALGPEERALLSSDAAWAKELLSNLPARQRELVLLRVAAGLSAEETGEVLGMSPGAVRVAQHRALSRLRALAGESASLEDVS from the coding sequence ATGCGCGACGACGAGACCCCGAGCGACGAGTCCGCCACCGGCGACTCGGCCGCCGACTCGCCGCACCCCGAGCCGCCCGTCGAGCCGCACCCCGAGCCGGACGGCCGCCGTCCGGTGCTCGGCGGCGGCGGTTCGCCGGTGCTCGGGGAGCTGGTCGCCGCGGCGGTGCGGGGCGAGGGGCCGGCGATCGACGCGCTGCTGGCCCACGTGCACCCGCTGGCGCTGCGGTACTGCCGGGGCCGCCTGGTGCGGCTGCCCGGGAACGCCCGGCACCACGTGGACGACGTGGCCCAGGAGGTCTGCGTGGCGGTGCTCTGCGCCCTGCCGCGCTACAAGGACGAGGGCCGGCCGTTCGAGGCCTTCGTCTACGGGATCGCCGCGCACAAGATCGCCGATCTGCAGCGGGCCGCGATGCGCGGGCCCGGCTCGACGGTGATCCCGCCGGACGACCTGCCGGAGCTGCCGGACGAGGCGCTCGGCCCCGAGGAGCGGGCGCTGCTGAGCAGCGACGCGGCCTGGGCCAAGGAGCTGCTCTCCAACCTGCCGGCCCGCCAGCGCGAGCTGGTGCTGCTGCGGGTGGCGGCCGGCCTCTCGGCCGAGGAGACCGGCGAGGTGCTCGGCATGTCGCCGGGGGCGGTCCGGGTCGCGCAGCACCGGGCGCTCAGCCGGCTGCGGGCGCTGGCGGGCGAATCCGCCTCGCTGGAAGACGTTTCATGA
- a CDS encoding serine/threonine-protein kinase, with protein MSGQDQTAQAGQAGRTLAGRYALGEKLGRGGMGTVWRARDEMLDREVAVKELTVGHLDDEDQRILQSRMMREARAAARIKHPGVITIHDVLEQDGRPWIVMELIDGRSLADVISQDGTLLPREAAEVGAQVLAALHRGHQLGVLHRDVKPANVLLEHQTGRVVLLDFGIATFEGSTELTRPGDLIGSPDYLAPERAQGERPGPASDLWGLGATLYAAVEGESPFRRTSPITTLAAVVGDPLPEPRRAGALGPVLAALMAKDPADRPSADEALRMLAEVTAGHTMDIKGLPKPPATPAEADREAGQDGDRGDSQDGARDGAKDGKGEAEAGAASAAGSSAGSASGSGAFGEPKMPTQFVPVVDRAEQPGPGYGWPGQPGGPGLPTGPTVAHQGGPARRRPRRVLLGVLAALVAGALVAGVTYAVATGKLGGGTAATGVTSTETPVKLPSDPTLGPAPTGYTWTVDHEGFRFPLPTDGNWIRTTDTHNQIFYSPDNKVHFLQFAVAVGQSILPFDHLEQLEGDVSKGKNIRDYKRVDLSEVKIDGQEAARWEFTYTVVKDGTRRHVRETEFRDANGTSYTIYQSGPEADSADGERLFTAVLNNFTPTR; from the coding sequence GTGAGCGGGCAGGATCAGACGGCGCAGGCCGGACAGGCGGGGCGGACGCTGGCCGGGCGGTACGCCCTCGGCGAGAAGCTGGGCCGCGGTGGCATGGGCACCGTCTGGCGGGCCCGGGACGAGATGCTGGACCGCGAGGTCGCGGTCAAGGAGCTGACGGTCGGCCACCTGGACGACGAGGACCAGCGGATACTCCAGTCCCGGATGATGCGCGAGGCCCGGGCCGCGGCCCGGATCAAGCACCCCGGCGTGATCACCATCCACGACGTGCTGGAGCAGGACGGTCGGCCCTGGATCGTCATGGAGCTGATCGACGGCCGCTCGCTGGCCGACGTGATCAGCCAGGACGGCACGCTGCTGCCCCGCGAGGCCGCCGAGGTCGGCGCCCAGGTGCTGGCCGCCCTGCACCGGGGCCACCAGCTGGGCGTGCTGCACCGGGACGTGAAGCCCGCCAACGTGCTGCTCGAGCACCAGACCGGCCGGGTGGTGCTGCTCGACTTCGGCATCGCCACCTTCGAGGGCTCCACCGAGCTGACCCGGCCCGGCGACCTGATCGGCTCGCCCGACTACCTCGCGCCCGAGCGCGCCCAGGGCGAGCGCCCGGGCCCGGCCTCGGACCTGTGGGGCCTGGGCGCCACGCTGTACGCGGCGGTCGAGGGCGAGTCGCCGTTCCGCCGCACCTCGCCGATCACCACGCTGGCCGCCGTGGTCGGCGACCCGCTGCCCGAGCCGCGCCGGGCCGGCGCGCTCGGCCCGGTGCTGGCCGCGCTGATGGCCAAGGACCCGGCCGACCGCCCCTCGGCGGACGAGGCGCTGCGGATGCTGGCCGAGGTCACCGCCGGGCACACCATGGACATCAAGGGCCTGCCCAAGCCGCCCGCCACCCCGGCTGAGGCGGACCGGGAGGCCGGCCAGGACGGCGACCGGGGCGACAGCCAGGACGGCGCTCGGGACGGTGCCAAGGACGGCAAGGGGGAGGCCGAGGCCGGCGCCGCGAGCGCTGCCGGGTCGTCTGCGGGGTCGGCCTCCGGCTCCGGGGCCTTCGGCGAGCCGAAGATGCCGACGCAGTTCGTGCCGGTGGTCGACCGCGCCGAGCAGCCGGGCCCCGGCTACGGCTGGCCGGGTCAGCCGGGCGGCCCGGGGCTGCCGACCGGGCCCACCGTGGCGCACCAGGGCGGGCCGGCCCGGCGCAGGCCGCGCCGGGTGCTGCTCGGGGTGCTGGCCGCGCTGGTGGCCGGCGCGCTGGTGGCCGGGGTGACGTACGCGGTGGCCACCGGGAAGCTCGGCGGCGGCACCGCCGCGACGGGTGTCACCTCCACCGAGACCCCGGTCAAGCTGCCCTCGGACCCGACGCTCGGCCCGGCGCCGACCGGCTACACCTGGACGGTGGACCACGAGGGCTTCCGCTTCCCGCTGCCCACCGACGGCAACTGGATCCGCACCACGGACACCCACAACCAGATCTTCTACTCGCCCGACAACAAGGTGCACTTCCTCCAGTTCGCGGTGGCGGTGGGCCAGTCGATCCTGCCCTTCGACCACCTGGAGCAGCTGGAGGGGGACGTCAGCAAGGGCAAGAACATCAGGGACTACAAGCGGGTCGACCTCTCCGAGGTGAAGATCGACGGCCAGGAGGCGGCCCGCTGGGAGTTCACCTACACCGTGGTCAAGGACGGCACCCGCCGGCACGTGCGGGAGACCGAGTTCCGGGACGCGAACGGCACCTCGTACACGATCTACCAGTCCGGACCGGAGGCGGATTCGGCGGACGGGGAGCGGCTCTTCACTGCGGTGCTCAACAACTTCACTCCTACGCGCTAA
- a CDS encoding serine/threonine-protein kinase — MTQAQGSTSRLLAGRYRLDEVLGRGGMGTVWRAEDEMLGRIVAVKELRMHGGVDEEEKHRLIVRTLREAKATARIRHTAAVTVFDVVEEDDRPWIVMELVESRSLAEVIKEDGPLSPARAAEIALEVLGVLGAAHSHGILHRDVKPSNVLIGEDGRVVLTDFGIASVEGDTSVTSTGMLVGAPSYISPERARGQKPGPPADLWSLGGTLYSMVEGRPPYDRGSALATLTAVMTEELETPKNAGPLRPVIEGLLEKDPAKRLDASTTRSMLRRVVGEAIARAESTTQMTTPPAADAAAPATEKAEKAEKTGRSGKARGVSGLLGTVRVGSRAAADAELGKGGAAGAVGAVGAAGTAAAGAGAAGAAVGGGLPVAPSAGHGVPGARSGGGSGTGSAGSGGAGGTGAAGAGGSGAAGGGWSSSEVLGEPRPAAGGRGGVRRPVVIGAAVLALVVLIAVLVVLLRNGKDTAGSTSGAAATAVVHTSAAGTPTPAKAVTSAPASPPAAPPATATTPSAAASPATTPSSAAPSTTPSSAAPTTAALPAGFHLYQDGSGFKIALPDSVQPAGSGANYRTFQGQNGTTLRVEWTDKPGPSALAAWQEQEQGTSFTGYQRVKLVAAPYRSWTNAADWEFTFTGTKGGTMHALDRGFVTGKYGYAIYWTMLDSEWNSPEGATIRQVSYDSFQPAG; from the coding sequence ATGACCCAGGCGCAAGGTTCCACCAGCCGTCTCCTGGCCGGGCGCTACCGGCTGGACGAAGTGCTGGGCCGTGGCGGCATGGGGACGGTGTGGCGGGCCGAGGACGAGATGCTCGGGCGGATCGTCGCCGTCAAGGAGCTCCGGATGCACGGCGGGGTGGACGAGGAGGAGAAGCACCGCCTGATCGTCCGCACCCTGCGCGAGGCCAAGGCCACCGCCCGGATCCGGCACACCGCCGCCGTCACCGTCTTCGACGTGGTCGAGGAGGACGACCGGCCGTGGATCGTCATGGAGCTGGTCGAGTCGCGCTCGCTGGCCGAGGTGATCAAGGAGGACGGTCCGCTCAGCCCGGCCCGGGCCGCCGAGATCGCCCTGGAGGTGCTGGGCGTGCTGGGCGCGGCCCACAGCCACGGCATCCTGCACCGTGACGTGAAGCCCTCCAACGTGCTGATCGGCGAGGACGGCCGGGTCGTGCTGACCGACTTCGGCATCGCGAGCGTGGAGGGCGACACCTCCGTCACCTCCACCGGCATGCTGGTCGGCGCCCCCTCCTACATCTCGCCCGAGCGCGCCCGCGGCCAGAAGCCCGGCCCGCCGGCCGACCTCTGGTCGCTGGGCGGCACCCTCTACTCGATGGTCGAGGGCCGCCCGCCCTACGACCGCGGCTCGGCGCTGGCCACCCTGACCGCCGTGATGACGGAGGAGCTGGAGACCCCGAAGAACGCGGGCCCGCTGCGGCCGGTGATCGAGGGCCTGCTGGAGAAGGACCCGGCCAAGCGGCTGGACGCCTCCACCACCCGCTCCATGCTGCGCCGGGTGGTCGGCGAGGCGATCGCCCGGGCCGAGTCGACCACCCAGATGACGACCCCGCCGGCGGCGGATGCGGCTGCTCCGGCGACGGAGAAGGCCGAGAAGGCCGAGAAGACCGGGAGGAGCGGGAAGGCTCGGGGTGTCTCCGGGCTGCTCGGCACCGTGCGGGTGGGGAGCCGCGCGGCGGCGGACGCGGAGCTGGGCAAGGGCGGCGCGGCGGGTGCGGTCGGCGCCGTGGGCGCGGCCGGGACGGCTGCGGCGGGCGCAGGTGCGGCGGGGGCCGCGGTCGGCGGAGGTCTGCCGGTGGCGCCGAGTGCCGGGCACGGGGTACCCGGGGCGCGTAGCGGCGGCGGGTCCGGCACCGGCTCCGCCGGGAGCGGCGGGGCGGGCGGCACCGGTGCGGCCGGGGCCGGCGGCTCCGGGGCTGCCGGGGGAGGCTGGAGTTCGAGCGAGGTGCTCGGGGAGCCCAGGCCGGCTGCGGGCGGTCGGGGCGGGGTGCGGCGCCCGGTGGTGATCGGGGCGGCGGTGCTCGCGCTGGTGGTGCTGATAGCCGTGCTGGTGGTGCTGCTGCGCAACGGCAAGGACACCGCCGGCTCCACCAGCGGTGCGGCCGCCACGGCCGTGGTGCACACCAGCGCCGCCGGCACCCCGACCCCCGCCAAGGCGGTCACCAGCGCACCGGCCTCGCCGCCGGCGGCCCCGCCGGCGACGGCCACCACGCCCTCCGCCGCCGCCTCGCCCGCCACCACCCCGTCCTCGGCGGCGCCTTCGACCACTCCGAGCAGCGCGGCCCCGACCACGGCGGCCCTGCCGGCCGGGTTCCACCTGTACCAGGACGGCAGCGGCTTCAAGATCGCCCTGCCGGACTCGGTGCAGCCCGCGGGCTCGGGCGCGAACTACCGGACCTTCCAGGGCCAGAACGGCACCACCCTGCGGGTCGAGTGGACGGACAAGCCCGGCCCCAGCGCGCTGGCGGCCTGGCAGGAACAGGAGCAGGGCACCTCCTTCACCGGCTACCAGCGGGTCAAGCTGGTGGCCGCCCCGTACCGGTCCTGGACCAACGCCGCCGACTGGGAGTTCACCTTCACCGGCACCAAGGGCGGCACCATGCACGCGCTCGACCGCGGCTTCGTGACCGGCAAGTACGGCTACGCGATCTACTGGACGATGCTCGACTCGGAGTGGAACTCGCCGGAGGGCGCGACGATCCGTCAGGTGAGCTACGACAGTTTCCAGCCCGCGGGGTGA